A window from Heteronotia binoei isolate CCM8104 ecotype False Entrance Well chromosome 15, APGP_CSIRO_Hbin_v1, whole genome shotgun sequence encodes these proteins:
- the LOC132583428 gene encoding olfactory receptor 14A16-like: MFNRTAVFDFLLLEFSEVRALQFLHFTVFLIIYLATVTGNFLIISSVALDHHLHTPMYFFLMNLAVLDLGLVSVIVPKSMINSLLNTRHISYSGCVSQVFFFVFFMASDFCILTVMAYDRYVAICNPLHYEMVINQQACTAMLAGVWVAGFLSAGMHTTGTFATHFCSNVVNQFFCEIPQLIKLTCSDLNLIEITTIGIVVVLAMGCFVYILVTYVHIFTTVLRLPSAKGRQKALSTCLPHLIVCSTFIFTGCVAYLKPVSSTPSWLELIFTVIYSLVPPMLNPIIYSIRNKEIKVGMKKLLRLKYPSNNVYSFTEYVD, encoded by the coding sequence ATGTTCAACAGAACTGCTGTGTTCGATTTTTTGCTCCTTGAATTCTCAGAAGTTCGGGCATTGCAGTTTCTCCACTTCACTGTATTTCTGATTATATACTTGGCAACTGTCACAGGAAACTTCCTCATTATCTCTTCAGTTGCCTTAGACCATCACCTGCATACCCCCATGTACTTCTTTCTGATGAATTTGGCTGTGCTAGACCTTGGCCTGGTTTCCGTCATTGTCCCCAAATCCATGATCAATTCCCTCCTGAATACCAGGCACATTTCATATTCAGGGTGTGTTTCCCaagtcttcttctttgtcttctttatgGCATCTGATTTCTGCATCCTGACAGTCATGGCATATGACCGGTATGTGGCCATTTGCAATCCATTACATTATGAAATGGTAATTAATCAGCAGGCCTGCACTGCAATGCTGGCTGGTGTATGGGTTGCTGGTTTTCTGAGTGCAGGGATGCACACCACTGGGACGTTTGCAACCCATTTCTGCTCTAATGTTGTCAATCAATTTTTTTGTGAAATCCCACAGCTAATAAAATTGACTTGTTCAGATCTAAATCTAATTGAAATAACTACTATTGGGATTGTAGTTGTTCTTGCAATGGGCTGTTTCGTCTATATCCTTGTAACTTATGTTCACATTTTCACCACAGTGTTAAGACtgccttctgcaaagggaagacagaAAGCTTTGTCCACTTGCCTTCCTCACCTCATTGTCTGCTCCACATTTATATTTACTGGGTGTGTTGCCTACCTGAAGCCTGTCTCTAGCACCCCATCATGGCTGGAGTTGATTTTTACTGTGATCTATTCCTTGGTTCCACCTATGTTGAATCCAATAATTTACAGTATaagaaacaaagag